The sequence ATGCCCGGAACCGGTGACCAGCTGGGTGCCGACGCCGTACGCGTCCACGGGAGCCGCGGCCAGCGAGGCGATGGCGTACTCGTCCAGGTCCGAGGTGACCACGATCCGGGTCCCGGTCGCGCCCAGCTCGTCCAGCTGCCGGCGGACCCGGTGCGCGACCAGCAGCAGATCGCCGGAGTCGATGCGCACCGCGCCCAGTCCGGGCCCGGCCACCTCCACCGCCGTACGGACCGCCTCGGTGACGTCGTACGTGTCCACCAGCAGCGTGGTGCCCGGGCCGAGGGTGTCCACCTGGGCCTGGAAGGCGTCCCGCTCGTGGTCGTGCAGCAGGGTGAAGGCGTGCGCGGAGGTGCCGACGGTCGGGATGCCGTAGCGGAAGCCGGCCGCGAGGTCGGACGTGGTGGCGAAACCGCCGACATAGGCGGCGCGCGCGGCGGCGACGGCCGCCAGCTCATGGGTGCGGCGGGCGCCCATCTCGATCAGCGGGCGGTCCCCCGCGGCGGAGGCCATCCGGGAGGCGGCGGCCGCGATGGCGGAGTCGTGGTTGAGGATGGAGAGGATCACCGTCTCCAGCAGCACGCACTCGGCGAAGCTGCCCTCCACGCGCAGGATCGGGGAGCCGGGGAAGTACACCTCGCCCTCGGGGTAGCCCCAGATGTCCCCGGTGAACCGGTATCCGGCGAGCCACGCCAGGGTCTCCTCGTCGACGATCCGCTGCTCGCGCAGGAAGCCGAGCTGGCCCTCGTCGAAGCGGAAGTTCTCCACCGCGTCCAGGACGCGCCCGGTGCCCGCGACCACGCCGTAGCGCCGCCCCTCCGGCAGCCGCCGGGTGAAGACCTCGAACACGCTGCGCCGCTCGGCCGTACCGGCCTTCAGCGCGGCCTGCAACATCGTCAGTTCGTACTGGTCGGTGAAGAGCGCCGTCGAGGGAACATCCACCGGCAGCCCAAGGTCCGCTGTGTTCATGGCAGGGATCGTACCCCCTATTCGTCAGTGTGACGATTTCCGGGGTGCATGGCAGCATGGGCACTGTGACGTCACCCGCGCCCGTAGAGATCGAACGCACCGAGTCGGCGGAGGAGGTCTTCGCCGTACCCGAACCCGACGTCCCCTGGGTCACCCTCGTGCACAACGACCCGGTCAACCTCATGAGCTATGTGACCTACGTCTTCCAGACGTACTTCGGCTACTCCAAGGACAAGGCCACCAAGCTCATGCTCGATGTCCACCACAAGGGCCGGGCGGTCGTCTCCAGCGGAACCCGCGAGGAGATGGAACGCGACGTGCAGGCGATGCACGGCTACGGTCTGTGGGCCACCCTCCAGCAGGACCGGAAGTAGCGACCCCATCCCATGCCCGGACAATTCGAACCGCTCCCCGGCGGCGGCGCGGCCGTCGCCCTCGACGACGTCGAGATCTCCATCATCCGCTCGCTGGCCGTCCAGCTCCTGGAGCTGATCGGACCGGGCCCCGGCGAGGACGCCCCCAGCGACCCGCTCGCCGAGCTGTTCGCGGAGGGTCCGAGCGAGCCGCCCGCCGACCCGGTGCTGCGCCGGCTCTTCCCGGACGCGTACAGCGACCCGGAGAAGGCCCCGGACTCGCCCGCCCAGGCCGAGGAGCGGCGCGCGCACTCCGCCGAGTTCCGCCGCTTCACGGAGAACGACCTCCGGGCCGGCAAGCGGGAGAACGCCCTCGCGGTGATCCGCAGCCTCGACGCGCTCGCCCCGGTGGACGAGGGCGGCGCCGTGCTGAAGCTGTCGCCCGAGGAGTCCCGGCGCTGGCTCGCCTCGCTCAACGATCTGCGCCTCGCGATCGGCTCCCGCCTGGAGATCGCGGACGACGACGACACCGAGCTGCTCTACCGGCTCCCCGACGAGGATCCGCGCAAGCCGATGGTGCTGGCCTATCTGTGGCTCGGCGGCCTCCAGGAAACCCTGGTGTCGACCCTCATGTCGTGATTCCGGCGATCCCGGCGATTTGCGCGTCCGCTCAGCGGACGCTCAAATCCGGATAACGATCCCGTCACCGTTGCGGCCTGGTTTGCCGCATTCACCCGCTCTTTGTCCGCTTTTACCTGTGAAGCGCGCCACATTCCTCTCCCCCGATCAATATTGCGGCCGTGATAAATCTTCACGACCGCCCGGCGAACACCACCCTTGTCCGCCGGGTGCGCCACCGAGCCGACGACCGTCGGCCAGGCATGAACTCCATCAATCCGGGGGGATTCGAAACCCGGTTCGCGGCCGACGAAAGGCACGGATCGGAATGGAGAAAGGCGCACCACCATGACCTCAGCGCAGGTCGACCAGCGTCCCGACGGCTCCGAGCCCGCGCGGGCGGAGGGCGGCGAGGGCGAGGGTTATCAGCGCGGGCTCGGCTCCCGCCAGATCCAGATGATCGCCATCGGCGGTGCCATCGGCACCGGTCTGTTCCTCGGCGCGGGCAAGGGCATCTCCAAGGCGGGACCCAGCCTCATCCTGGCGTACGCCATCGCGGGCCTCGTCATCTTCTTCATCATGCGCGCGCTCGGCGAACTGCTGATGTACCGCCCGGTCTCCGGCTCGTTCTCGGAGTACGCGCGCGAGTTCATCGGTCCCTTCGCGGGCTTTGTCACCGGCTGGACGTACTGGCTGTTCTGGGTGGTCACCGGCATCACCGAGGTGACCGCCGCGGCCGCCTACATGACGTACTGGTTCGACATTCCGCAATGGGCCTCGGCGCTGATCTTCACGTTCGTGCTCTACGCCGCCAACCTGATCTCCGTGAAGCTCTTCGGTGAGCTGGAGTTCTGGTTCTCCATGGTCAAGGTGACCGCGATCATCGGCATGATCCTGATCTGCGCGGGCATCCTGACGATCGGCTTCTCCGACGCCGGCGACACCGCCTCGGTGAGCCACCTGTGGAACCAGGGCGGCTTCTTCCCGCACGGCATCGGCGGCACCCTGATGACGCTCCAGATGGTCATGTTCGCCTTCCTCGCCGTCGAGCTGGTCGGTGTCACCGCGGGCGAGTCCAAGGACCCCAAGAAGGTGCTGCCCAAGGCGATCAACACCGTGCCGTGGCGGATCGCCGTCTTCTACGTCGGCGCGCTGATCATGATCCTTTCGGTGGTGCCGTGGACCGAGTTCCACCCGGGCGTGAGCCCCTTCGTGGCCGCCTTCCAGAAGATGGGCCTGTCGGTCGGCGCCGGCATCGTCAACTTCGTGGTCCTCACCGCCGCGCTGTCCTCCTGCAACTCCGGCATGTACTCCACCGGCCGCATGCTGCGCGACCTGGCGCTCAACAGCCAGGGCCCCAAGCTGTTCACCCGGCTGACGCGCAGCGGTACCCCGCTCGTCGGCACCACGTTCTCCGCCGCGCTGATGCTCGTCGGCGTCTGGATCAACTACCAGTGGCCGGGCAAGGCGTTCGACTACGTCGTCTCCTTCGCGACCATCTCCGGCATGTGGGCGTGGATCGTCATCCTGATCTGCCACATCCGCTACCGGAGGGCGTCCGACCGCGGGCTGCTGCCCCGCTCGGAGTTCCGGGCCCCCGGCGCCCCGTACGCCAGCGTGCTCTCCCTGCTGTTCATCGGCATGGTGATCGTGCTGATGGGCATCGACAAGGATGCCCGGGTCTCGCTGTACTGCGCGCCGCTGTGGGGTGTGATCCTCGGCGTCTCCTACGCGGTGCTCAAGCGCCGCAACCCGGAGGCCGCGGCCTTCGCCAAGCGCTGACGCCACCGCCGGACCCTCACCGGGACGTCCGGCCGCCGGGAGCACTCGTGGCGCCCCCGGCCGCCGCCGCTCAAGGACGTCCAGCATGCGGGCCGCTCCGTACCATCCCTCGGTACGGGGCGGCCCTCTGCTTATCCTGGCCCCCATGCTGACCATCACCCAGGCCCTGTACGACCGGATCGTCGCCCACGCCCGCGAGGACCACCCCGACGAGGCGTGCGGCGTCGTCGCGGGCCCGGCCGGCTCGGACCGCCCCGAGCGGTTCATCGCGATGCTGAACGCGGCCATGTCGCCGACCTTCTACGAGTTCGACTCCGGCGATCTGCTCAAGCTCTACCGCGAGCTGGACGACCGCGACGAGGAGCCGGTGGTCATCTACCACTCCCACACCGCGACCGAGGCGTACCCCTCGCGCACGGACATCTCGTACGCCAATGAGCCCGGCGCCCACTACGTCCTCGTGTCCACGGCCGACACGGACGGCCTCGGCGACTTCCAGTTCCGGTCCTTCCGGATCGTGGACGCAGAGGTCACCGAGGAGGAGGTCAAGGTCGTACAGGCCTACTGATCTCAGCATCCGGCCGGGATCCGTCCGCCAGCTGGGATCACATTCCGGTCCCCTGACCGGGAATCGATACGATGAGCCCATGGTTACGACTGTGGTGCGCGCCCTCGGCCTGTGACGGCGGTGTGCCCCTCGGCTGACGTACCGAGCCCGCAGCCCCCGAAGACCCTTCCGACAGGAGCCCGCAACCATGGCCATCGAGGTCCGCATCCCGACCATCCTCCGCACGTACACCGACGGCCAGAAGGCCGTGGAGGGCAGCGGGAACACCCTCGCCGAGCTGTTCACCGACCTGGAGAGCCGGCACGCGGGCATCCAGGCCCGCATCGTGGACGGCGACCAGCTGCGCCGGTTCGTGAACGTGTACCTGAACGACGAGGACGTCCGCTTCCTGGACGGCATCAACACCAAGCTGTCGGACGGCGACAACGTCACGATCCTGCCGGCCGTCGCCGGTGGTATGCGCTGATCGGTCGCTGAACAGCATGCGCTACGACTCCCCGCTGGCCGCGGTGGGCAACACCCCCCTGGTGCGCCTGCCGCGGCTGTCGCCGTCCCCCGAGGTCCGGATCTGGGCGAAGCTGGAGGACCGCAACCCCACCGGCTCGGTCAAGGACCGGCCCGCCCTGCACATGATCGAGCAGGCGGAGAAGGACGGCCGGCTCACCCCCGGCTGCACCATCCTGGAGCCGACCTCCGGCAACACCGGCATCTCGCTGGCCATGGCGGCCAGGCTCAAGGGGTACCGGATGGTGTGCGTGATGCCGGAGAACACTTCCCAGGAGCGCCGGGACCTGCTCGGCATGTGGGGCGCGGAGATCATCCCCTCGCCGGCCGCGGGCGGCTCGAACACCGCGGTGCGGGTGGCCAAGGAGCTGTCGGCCGAGCACCCGGACTGGGTGATGCTCTACCAGTACGGCAACCCCGACAACGCGGGCGCGCACTACGCCACCACGGGTCCGGAGATCCTCGCCGACCTGCCCTCGGTCACCCACTTCGTCGCGGGGCTCGGCACCACCGGCACGCTGATGGGCGTGGGCCGCTATCTGCGCGAGCACAAGCCGGACGTCAAGATCGTGGCCGCCGAGCCGCGCTACGACGACCTGGTCTACGGTCTGCGCAACCTGGACGAGGGCTTCGTCCCGGAGCTGTACGACGCCTCGGTCCTCACCACCCGCTTCTCCGTGGGCTCCGCCGACGCGGTCACCCGCACCCGTGAACTCCTCCAGCAGGAGGGCATCTTCGCGGGCATCTCCACGGGCGCCGCGCTGCACGCCGCGATCGGCGTCGGCAAGAAGGCCCTCAAGGCGGGGGAGTCCGCCGACATCGTCTTCGTCGTGGCCGACGGCGGCTGGAAGTACCTCTCCACGGGCGTCTACACGGCCGCCACCACGGAAGCCGCCGTCGACACGCTCCAGGGCCAGCTCTGGGCGTGATTCCCGGGGCGTGAGTTCCGGCCGCGTCACGTCTCAAGTGATCACCAGCCCCCTCTCACGAGGGGGCTAAGCCGTTCCTATGGGGAAGCAAAGAAATCCTTCTGGCACTGCCCGGTGGCCGGTGTCCGGGGCTACGTTCCTCCCGCACCCTGTCATGTCACGTTCAGTCGGCATGGAGAGTGTCTGAAGTGTCATGCTCATGACTGCGTGGTCGCCGCTACGCGCGTCACGGGCTGCCAACCAGTGCGAGAAACCCCACTTCCCGATGGAGGCAGTACCCACATGCGTGAGTCACGCCCGAGCGGGCGAACCCGAAGTGCGCGAAGACTTCTGGCCGTCGCCTTTCCCGCTCTCTCCCTGACCGTCGCCGGATTCGCCGCCGCGCCGACGGCCGGCGCGGCCCAGCCCGCCGTCGCGGCCCACCCGGCGACCAGCAAGGTCGCCACGAACGACAAGGCGCTGACCGCCCCCCAGCGGCAGACCTTCCACTCGACCGGCAAGGCCGGGCAGAAGGTCCCCACGACCCATGTGTGCGCCACGGACCACACGCCGGGCCACGCGTCCTGCTTCGCCCAGCGCCGCACGGACATCAAGCAGCAGCTGGCCGCGGCGATCTCGCCCGACGCCACGCCCTCCGGCCTCTCCCCGGCCAACCTGCACAGCGCCTACAACCTGCCCACCTCGGCCGGTTCCGGCATGACCGTGGGCATCGTCGACGCCTACAACGACCCCAACGCCGAGTCGGACCTGGCCACGTACCGGTCCCAGTACGGCCTTTCCGCCTGCACCAAGGCCAACGGCTGCTTCAAGCAGGTCAGCCAGACCGGTTCCACCACCTCGCTGCCGACCAACGACAGCGGCTGGGCCGGCGAAGAGATGCTCGACATCGACATGGTCAGCGCGGTCTGCCCGAACTGCAACATCGTGCTGGTCGAGGCCAACTCGGCGAACGACACCGACCTCGGCGTCGCCGAGAACGAGGCCGTCGCGCTCGGCGCCAAGTTCGTCTCCAACAGCTGGGGCGGCTCCGAGGACTCCTCGCAGACCAGCGAGGACAGCCAGTACTTCAAGCACCCGGGTGTCGCGATCACCGTCTCCGCCGGTGACGAGGGCTACGGTGCCGAGTACCCGGCGACCTCCCAGTACGTGACCGCCGTCGGCGGTACCGCCCTCAGCACCGCCTCCAACTCCCGTGGCTGGAGCGAGTCGGTGTGGAACACCAGCTCCACCGAGGGCACCGGCTCCGGCTGCTCGGCGTACGACCCGAAGCCGAGCTGGCAGACCGACACGGGCTGCTCCAAGCGCATGGAGTCCGACGTCTCCGCGGTCGCCGACCCGGCCACCGGTGTCGCGGTCTACGACACCTACGGCGGCAGCGGCTGGGCGGTCTACGGCGGCACCAGCGCCTCCTCGCCGATCATCGCCAGCGTCTACGCGCTCGCGGGCACCCCGGGCGCCGGTGACTACCCGGCGAAGTACCCCTACAGCCACACCGGCAACCTGAACGACGTGACGAGCGGCTCCAACGGCTCCTGCTCCACGGCGTACTACTGCAAGGCTCAGACCGGCTACGACGGTCCGACCGGCTGGGGCACCCCGAACGGCACCGCCGCCTTCACCTCGGGCGGCGGCACCGGTGGCAACACCGTCTCCGTGACCAACCCGGGCAACCAGTCCACCACGACCGGCAGCTCCGTCAGCCTCTCCGTGAAGGCTTCCGACAGCGCGGGCGCGGCCCTGACCTACAGCGCCTCCGGCCTGCCGACCGGCCTGTCGATCAACAGCTCCACCGGCGTGATCTCCGGTACCGCGTCCACCGCGGGCACCTACCAGGTCACCGTCACCGCGACCGACTCCACCGGCGCGACCGGCTCCACCTCCTTCACCTGGACCGTGAGCACCAGCGGCGGTGGCGGCGGCTGCACCTCGACGCAGCTGCTCGCCAACCCGGGCTTCGAGTCGGGCAACACCGGCTGGACCGCCTCCAGCGGCGTCATCACCAACGACACCGGTGAGGCCGCGCACGGCGGCTCGTACAAGGCGTGGCTGGACGGCTACGGCACCTCGCACACGGACTCCGTGTCCCAGTCGGTGACGATCCCCGCGGGCTGCAAGGCGACCCTGTCCTTCTACCTGCACGTCGACACCGCGGAGACCAGCACCAGCACCGCGTACGACAAGCTGACGGTCACCGCCGGTTCGACCACCCTCGCGAGCTACTCGAACCTGAACAAGTCCACGGGCTACGTCCAGAAGACCTTCGACCTGTCCTCGCTGGCGGGCCAGACGGTCACCCTGAAGTTCAACGGCGTCGAGGACTCCTCGCTCCAGACCAGCTTCGTCGTGGACGACACGTCCCTGACCACCAGCTGATCACCCGCACCGCCTGAACGACCCGGACCACCCTGCGATCCCGCACGCGGAACTCCGCGTGCGGGATCCGTTCGTCGGCCGGTACTTTGCCCGGTGGCGGGATCCGTTCGCGGCCGCGGTACGTCCCATCCGTACCAGGCGGGCCAACCGGCGGCCCCGCAGAAAGGCGGTCCCCCCATGCGCCGTACGACACTTCTCGCCCTCGCGGCCACCCCCCTGCTCCTCGCGGGCTGCGGCACCCACACCGGCCCCACCGGCAGCGGAAAGGTCTCCCCGGTGCCCGGGGGCCCGGTGTGCCGCGACGAGGTGCGGCTGACGGCCGCCGACAGCGGCCGTACCGTCTGCGTGGCCAAGGGCGGCGAGGTACGACTCAGCCTCGGCGGCGCCAAGGACCGCCCCTGGAAGCCGGTCACCGTCACCGGCGGCGCCCTGGAGGCGATCAACTCCGGGCTCGTCGTCCGGCCGGGCGGCGCCGAGGCCGCCTACCGGGCGAGCGCGCCCGGCACCGGGAAGCTGACGTCCTCCCGCCCCATGTGCGCGGCCGACCCCGGCCAGATGTCCTGCAAGGGCATCCAGGAGTGGACGGTCACCGTGACGGTGAAGAGCGGCTGACCGGGTCCCACCGGTTCTAGGCGAGGTGGCGCACCTGGTCCCACAGGACCGGGTCGACCACCCCGACCCGGCGGCGGAAGTCCCCGACCGGCACCTCGCGCAGCTCGTCGGTCTGGAGGAAGCTCGGGCGGCCCCGCGCGTCGCCCACCGCGCCGGGCGGCAGCGGGATCACCCCGGCGCGCTCGTCGTGGTACCTGGTGGTGATCTTCGCGACCGTGGCCCGGTCCCCGCGCACGGCCAGCACCAGACAGGGCCGGTCCTTGACCTCGGCGCGGTCCTCGTACGGCACGTTCGCCCACCAGATGTCACCCGGCGCCGGCCCGCCGCGGGCCGGCGCCGGGTGCCGCTCCCTGGTGCCCGCCCGGCCCGGTGGCCGCGACCGCCGCCCGGCGGGCCGGCGTCCGCGGCCCCAGCCGTCGACGACGGTGGCCACCAGCGCGAGCAGCACCACCGCGGCGAGCGCCAGCCACCAGGACGTGTCCATACGACGACGTTACCGGCGCGCGGCGCGGGGCGCGCGCCCTTGTACGAATCCCGTGCGCCCCGGGCACCAGCCGAACCGGTGACAGCACAGGTGAGTTCGCCCACAACGGCCCCTGGCAGAGGAGCGGCCCGCGTCCGGGCGCCGTACGCTCGACGGACCGCACGACCCCCGTCAGCCCTTTTCGAGGTTCCTCGGCCCTGTGAGGACCCTCGACCCACCTGTCTTCGCCTACGGAGGTTTCTGCTTCATGAAGCTCACCGTCGTCGGCTGCTCGGGGTCGTTCCCGTCCGCGGAATCGGCCTGCTCGAGCTACCTCGTCGAGGCCGACGGCTTCCGGCTGCTTCTCGACATGGGCAACGGCGCCCTGGGCGAGTTGCAGCGCCACTGCGGTCTCTACGACCTCGACGCGATCTTCCTCAGCCATCTGCACGCCGATCACTGCATCGACATGCTCGGGTACTTCGTCGCCCGCTACTACCGCCATGACGGCGGCCGCTGCGCGGCGCTGCCGGTCTACGGCCCCGAGCGCACCGAGCACCGTCTGACCACGGCGCACGGCGACACGCCCGCCGCCTCCTCGATGAGCGAGGTCTTCGACTTCCGCACCGTCAAGCCGGCCACGTTCGAGATCGGCCCCTTCACGGTGCACACCGACCGGGTCCGCCACCCCGTGGAGGCGTTCGGGATCCGGATCGAGCACGGGGGCAGGTCCCTCACCTACTCCGGGGACACCGGGGTCACCCCCGTACTGGACGAGCTGGCCCGGGACACCGACCTGTTCCTGTGCGAGGCCGCGTTCACGTACGGCAAGGAGAACATCCCCGACCTCCACCTCAACGGCCGCGAGGCCGGCGAGACCGCCACCCGCGCCGCCGCCCGCCGCCTGGTCCTGACCCACATCGCCCCCTGGACCGACCCGGCGGTCAACCTCCGCGACGCCCGCGCGTCCTTCACGGGCCCGGTGGAACTGGCGGCACGGGGAGCGGTGTACGAGATCTGAGGGACGGTACGCGCGCGAAGGCCCCGGAACCTGGGCGGTTCCGGGGCCTTCGTCATGCCGTACGGAGGGGCCTCACGCCTTCGTGAGGTCCTCCACCTCCTCCTCGGGCTCGCGGCCCGGAGTCTTCAGGTCGAACTTGATGATCGCGAAGCGGAAGACGACGTAGTACACCGCGCCGAAGACCAGCCCGATCGGGATGATCAGCCATGGCTTGGTCGCCAGATGCCAGTTGAGCGCGTAGTCGATGAAGCCGGCGGAGAAGTTGAAGCCGGCGTGCACGCCCAGCCCCCATGTCACCGCCATGGACACCGCGGTGAGCACGGCGTGGACGACGTACAGCAGCGGCGCGATGAACATGAACGAGAACTCGATCGGCTCGGTGACACCGGTGACGAAGGAGGTCAGCGCGAGGGAGACCATCATGCCGGTGACGACCTTGCGGCGCTCGGGCCGGGCGCAGTGCGCGATCGCGAGGGCGGCGGCCGGCAGACCGAACATCATGATCGGGAAGAAGCCGGACTGGAAGAGACCGGCGGACGGGTCGCCCGCGAGGAACCGGGTGATGTCGCCGTGGACGATCTCGCCGGACGCCTTCTTGTAGTCGCCGATCTGGAACCAGGCCACCGTGTTCACGAACTGGTGCATGCCGATCGGGATCAGACCGCGGTTGACCAGACCGAACAGGGCGGCGCCCGCGGCCCCGAGGCCGGTCATCCACTCGCCGAAGTGCGTGATGCCCTTGCCGATGGGCTCCCAGATCAGGAGGAAGAAGACGCCGACCAGCGTGCCGACGAAGGCCATCAGGATCGGCACCAGGCGGCGGCCGTTGAAGAAGCCGAGCCAGTCCACCAGCTTGGTGCGGTGGAAGCGCTGCCACATGATGGCCGCCAGCAGGCCCATGATGATGCCGCCGAGGACACCGGGGTCGTTGTAGGTGGCGTCCACGATCTTGCCGTGGGTGTCGACGTGCTTGTCGACCAGCGGGAAGGCCTGGAGCACCTTGCTGTAGACGAGGAAGCCGACCACTGCGGCCAGGGCGGTGGAGCCGTCGGCCTTCTTGGCGAAGCCGATGGCCACGCCTATGCAGAACAGCAGGGGGAGCGACCCGGTCAGGGCACCGCCGGCCGCGTTGAAGACGGTCGCGACCTTGTCCCAGCCGAGGCCGTCCTTGCCGAAGATGTCATCCTGGCCCAGGCGGACCATGATGCCCGCGGCCGGCAGTACGGCGATCGGGAGCTGAAGGCTCCGGCCGACCTTCTGCAGGCCCTGGAACAGGCCCGCTCCCCGCTTCTTTGCGGGGGCCGCCGTTGCGGTGGCGGTGCTCATACGTCGTCCTCCATCGGGTGGTGGTCTACACCACTCACTGGTGTAGACCTGTTGTAGCACGATGAAGGCGCCGTAAGGAACCACGAATTCCGCGACCGGAACGCTACGCGCCGTGCAGGGCGGGGCGGCCCCGGGGGCGGCGGGCCGCGGGGGTCAGAGCCCGGTCACGTCCTCGACCTCCGCCTCGGGCTCGCGGCCCGGGGTCCTGAGGTCGAAGCGGGTGATGGCGAAGCGGAAGACGGCGTAGTAGACCGCCGCGAAGCACAGGCCGATCGGGATGATCAGCCAGGGCCTGGTCGCCAGATGCCAGTTGATGACGTAGTCGATCAGCCCCGCCGAGAAGCTGAAGCCGTCGTGCACCCCGAGCGCCCACGTCACCGCCATCGACACCCCGGTCAGCACCGCGTGGACGGCGTACAGGACCGGCGCGATGAACATGAACGAGTACTCGATCGGCTCGGTGATCCCCGTGACGAACGACGTCAGCGCCACCGACAGCATCAGCCCGCCGACCTCCTTGCGGCGATGCGGCTCGGCGCAGTGTGTGATCGCCAGCGCCGCCGCCGGCAGCGCGAACATCATGATCGGGAAGAAGCCCGAGGTGAACTGCCCCGCGTGCGGATCGCCCGCCAGGAACATGCTGATGTCACCGTGCACCACCGTCCCGTCCGGCTGCGTGTAACTGCCGAACTGGAACCAGATGGGCACGTTCAGGAACTGGTGCAGGCCCACCACCAGCAGCGCCCGGTTGGTGACACCGAACAGCCCCGCCCCCCACGCCCCGGCCGCGTGCAGCCAGCGGCTGAAGCTCTCCAGACCCGCCCCGATCGGCGGCCATACCCACAGGCACAGCGCCGCGAAGAGGATGGCCGCGAACGCCATGAGGATCGGCACCAGACGGCGGCCGTTGAAGAAGCCCAGCCAGTCCACCAGCCGCGTCCGATGGAACCGCGCCCACAGGAAAGCGGCCAGCAGCCCCAGCACGATCCCGCCGAACACCCCCGGGTTCTGGAAGGTGAACGCCGCCACCGTCCCGTCCCCGGCCCGGCACCCCACCCCCGGCAGCGCCGTCGAACCGCCCGGGCAGTCCTGCGGGAACTGGTGCAGCACCCCGTAGTAGACGAGAAAGCCCGCGACCGCCGCGAGCGCCGTGGAGCCGTCCGCCTTCTTCGCCATCCCGATCGCCACGCCCACGCAGAACAGCAGCGGCAGCCCCAGCGAACCGTCCAGCAGCGCCCCGCCCGCGCCCCGCATCACCTTCGCGACCGTCGTCCAGCCCAGCCCGTCGGCGCCCACCACACCCTGCTGACCGAGCCCGATCAGCAGCCCCGCCGCGGGCAGCACCGCGATCGGCAACTGAAGGCTGCGCCCCATCTTCTGGAGCCCCTGGAACAGCCGGCCCCAGCGCTCCCGCGCCGCACTCCCCGTCGCGCTCCCCTCGCTCATGGGCGTCCTCCGGCCACTCGGCGGCCACTCGACTCGGGTGCGGTTTGGCGACCGTCCCTCCGCTGGTGTAGACCAGTTGCCCGGACGGTTCCGCTGTCGTGAACGCCATCTTTCGGCACGGACGGCATGACCGCTCGCGAAGATGGGCCAACTGTGGGTTACTGCGACAAAGCGGTTCGGATCAGGGAGAAGCAACATGGCCAGCAAGGCTGAGAAGATCGTCGCCGGCCTCGGCGGGATCGACAACATCGAGGAGATCGAGGGCTGCATCACCCGCCTGCGCACCGAGGTCTCGGACCCCTCGCTCGTGAACGACGCCGCCCTGAAGGCCGCCGGCGCCCACGGCGTCGTCAAGATGGGCACCGCCATCCAGGTCGTCATCGGCACCGACGCCGACCCGATCGCCGCGGAGATCGAAGACATGATGTGAACCCCGGGACCCGCACGGGT is a genomic window of Streptomyces sp. WP-1 containing:
- a CDS encoding nicotinate phosphoribosyltransferase — its product is MNTADLGLPVDVPSTALFTDQYELTMLQAALKAGTAERRSVFEVFTRRLPEGRRYGVVAGTGRVLDAVENFRFDEGQLGFLREQRIVDEETLAWLAGYRFTGDIWGYPEGEVYFPGSPILRVEGSFAECVLLETVILSILNHDSAIAAAASRMASAAGDRPLIEMGARRTHELAAVAAARAAYVGGFATTSDLAAGFRYGIPTVGTSAHAFTLLHDHERDAFQAQVDTLGPGTTLLVDTYDVTEAVRTAVEVAGPGLGAVRIDSGDLLLVAHRVRRQLDELGATGTRIVVTSDLDEYAIASLAAAPVDAYGVGTQLVTGSGHPTASMVYKLVARAGTADPGAPLVPVAKRSSGGKASVGGRKWAARRLDAHGVAEAEVVGTGPVPAQLADRQLLVRLVEDGRVVAREPLDVARERHIAARANLPLSATQLSRGEPVLVTEYVHERSGS
- the clpS gene encoding ATP-dependent Clp protease adapter ClpS, whose amino-acid sequence is MGTVTSPAPVEIERTESAEEVFAVPEPDVPWVTLVHNDPVNLMSYVTYVFQTYFGYSKDKATKLMLDVHHKGRAVVSSGTREEMERDVQAMHGYGLWATLQQDRK
- a CDS encoding DUF2017 domain-containing protein, with protein sequence MPGQFEPLPGGGAAVALDDVEISIIRSLAVQLLELIGPGPGEDAPSDPLAELFAEGPSEPPADPVLRRLFPDAYSDPEKAPDSPAQAEERRAHSAEFRRFTENDLRAGKRENALAVIRSLDALAPVDEGGAVLKLSPEESRRWLASLNDLRLAIGSRLEIADDDDTELLYRLPDEDPRKPMVLAYLWLGGLQETLVSTLMS
- a CDS encoding amino acid permease: MTSAQVDQRPDGSEPARAEGGEGEGYQRGLGSRQIQMIAIGGAIGTGLFLGAGKGISKAGPSLILAYAIAGLVIFFIMRALGELLMYRPVSGSFSEYAREFIGPFAGFVTGWTYWLFWVVTGITEVTAAAAYMTYWFDIPQWASALIFTFVLYAANLISVKLFGELEFWFSMVKVTAIIGMILICAGILTIGFSDAGDTASVSHLWNQGGFFPHGIGGTLMTLQMVMFAFLAVELVGVTAGESKDPKKVLPKAINTVPWRIAVFYVGALIMILSVVPWTEFHPGVSPFVAAFQKMGLSVGAGIVNFVVLTAALSSCNSGMYSTGRMLRDLALNSQGPKLFTRLTRSGTPLVGTTFSAALMLVGVWINYQWPGKAFDYVVSFATISGMWAWIVILICHIRYRRASDRGLLPRSEFRAPGAPYASVLSLLFIGMVIVLMGIDKDARVSLYCAPLWGVILGVSYAVLKRRNPEAAAFAKR
- a CDS encoding Mov34/MPN/PAD-1 family protein, whose amino-acid sequence is MLTITQALYDRIVAHAREDHPDEACGVVAGPAGSDRPERFIAMLNAAMSPTFYEFDSGDLLKLYRELDDRDEEPVVIYHSHTATEAYPSRTDISYANEPGAHYVLVSTADTDGLGDFQFRSFRIVDAEVTEEEVKVVQAY
- a CDS encoding MoaD/ThiS family protein, producing MAIEVRIPTILRTYTDGQKAVEGSGNTLAELFTDLESRHAGIQARIVDGDQLRRFVNVYLNDEDVRFLDGINTKLSDGDNVTILPAVAGGMR
- a CDS encoding PLP-dependent cysteine synthase family protein; protein product: MRYDSPLAAVGNTPLVRLPRLSPSPEVRIWAKLEDRNPTGSVKDRPALHMIEQAEKDGRLTPGCTILEPTSGNTGISLAMAARLKGYRMVCVMPENTSQERRDLLGMWGAEIIPSPAAGGSNTAVRVAKELSAEHPDWVMLYQYGNPDNAGAHYATTGPEILADLPSVTHFVAGLGTTGTLMGVGRYLREHKPDVKIVAAEPRYDDLVYGLRNLDEGFVPELYDASVLTTRFSVGSADAVTRTRELLQQEGIFAGISTGAALHAAIGVGKKALKAGESADIVFVVADGGWKYLSTGVYTAATTEAAVDTLQGQLWA